The Streptococcus viridans genome contains the following window.
CCTACTTTTTCAAAGTCATTGTCCTTCAGGTAACCCAGCATATCCCGGTAATCCCGTGCTGACTGGCGGATCCATTCTTGGAAATTGGTAGAGGTTTCCGTGCACCGTTTCATCCCTTCCCGACTAGAAAGAATTTTTTGTTGGTCGTTTAACACCAGCATAATCATAGCCAGTTTGAGGTCCGTTTCCACTTGGTAGATTTCCCCAGTATCCTTGTCCCAAGCAGCTAAGGGGCCAAAGAAAGAACGAGAGGACGAACCGGAGGCAAACTTAGCCGCTTGAGCTTGTTCTGCCTGCGTCATCCCCAGTTGGTAATAGCGATTGCAAGCTTTTACCAAGGCAGATAAACCACTGGAACTAGAAGAAAGCCCTGCAGCTGTCGGCATGTTGTTGCTGGTATCAACCCGCACAAAGCCAGTCTCCCCTTCTGGTTTAAAGCGGTCGATGACTGCTCCTATCTTGGCCTGCTCCGCTTCATTTTGGAAGACCCCATCAATATAGAAAGCATGGGCCTTGGCCTCAGGCCCCAAAGGACTAAGTCGAGTCTCCGTATACATATTTTCCAAGGTCAAGGAAATGGAACTAGTTGATGGCACCATTGCTTCACTGTTTTCCTTGCCCCAATACTTAATAATGGCGATATTGGCATACGATTTCACGCTTACAGGCTTTCGATCCATAACTCCTCCACTCCTTTATTTCTTAGTTCTTTTGCGATCATCTCTGCTTGTTCCTGGTCTGCAGCAAGGGCAATGATACAGCCACCGAGCCCGCCACCGCTCATCTTGGCTCCCAAGGCTCCACTCGCTAAGGCTAGTTCCACCAATTGATCCGCTTCTGGACAACTCACTCCCACTGCCTGCAAATGATGATGGCAGTCTGTCAAGATACGTCCCAAGCTGAGAGCATCTTTTTGAGCAAGAGCTTTTTCTGCCTGCTCGGTGAGGAGGCCGATTTCATGGAAACTAGCGAGGGCTGCTGTTCCCAACTCCTTGACCTTCTGAATGGCTTCTTTGGTATGGCCATGGATACCTGTATCTGCAATGACCAGCTTGGCACCCAAATCAACCTCTAATTCACTAAAGCCGACATTTCGAATGAACTTAATCGGCTGATCACTGAGGCAGGTCTTGGCATCCAGCCCACTTGGATTCATATGGGCAATCATTTCTGCTCGATTAACTAAGATTTCCAAGGTTTCTTGACTCAAATCTCGCTTGAAGTAATCAAAAACTGCTCGAATTGCCGCAATACTGACAGCAGCCGAGGACCCCATCCCCCGCTGGGACGGAATCATGGAGTCAATCCGGCAAGCGATAGCCGCCTCCTCAATCCCTAAATGCTCTAAAGAAGCATAAACGGCCATAGATAAGCTATCATTCTCAAAAAGGACCCACGGACGCTCCGCAGGTACAATCTGACAAGTGACCTGAATGTGAAGGAGGGGCAAGGCAATGGCTGGATAGCCATAAACAACCGCATGCTCTCCTATTAAAATAATCTTGCTATGTGCTTGTCCGACACCTATCGATCTAGTCATACGTCTCTCATTTATCTTCATTCTTTTATGCTCTAGATTGCTTGATACAATCTTCTCTCCTTCCATTTTAATATAAAAAAAGAAAAAAAGCGATGGCTAAACCACGCTTCTTTCTCCGTCTTAGGAAGGATTTTTACTGATCCCTTCCATTTCTCTTTTGATGAGCTCCATGAGTTGATTCCGATCCAGGATCCATTGGGCCCGCTCATCTTTTTCATAGGTCCGATTGGATAGGAAAATAGCTGCCAATTGGAGCTTGCGATTATAGAGAAGGAAGGTCCCCGTATAGCCTGTATGGTCCAACCAGTCTCCTTCCAGGTTCCAGGACAGAGAGCGCGTCTTCCCTTCTTCTAGGGCATAGTTCTGCGATAAAATCTCTGCAAAAGGATCCTGTAAGTAATGCTCCAGGAAAATTTCCATATCTTTAATGGTTGAAAACAAACCTGCACTTCCGGCATGGACCCCCAGCACACGCGCTTTCGGATCATGGACGACGCCACCTTGTACTCCACGAAGGGTTGGCACCGCTTGAGAAACCGGGCCAAAAGTAGTCT
Protein-coding sequences here:
- the mvaD gene encoding diphosphomevalonate decarboxylase produces the protein MDRKPVSVKSYANIAIIKYWGKENSEAMVPSTSSISLTLENMYTETRLSPLGPEAKAHAFYIDGVFQNEAEQAKIGAVIDRFKPEGETGFVRVDTSNNMPTAAGLSSSSSGLSALVKACNRYYQLGMTQAEQAQAAKFASGSSSRSFFGPLAAWDKDTGEIYQVETDLKLAMIMLVLNDQQKILSSREGMKRCTETSTNFQEWIRQSARDYRDMLGYLKDNDFEKVGELTERNALLMHSTTKTASPAFSYLTDKSYEAMEFVRSLREEGKRCYFTMDAGPNVKVLCLEEDLDQLVPLFEQDYRIIVSKTKDLSHED
- the mvk gene encoding mevalonate kinase — its product is MTRSIGVGQAHSKIILIGEHAVVYGYPAIALPLLHIQVTCQIVPAERPWVLFENDSLSMAVYASLEHLGIEEAAIACRIDSMIPSQRGMGSSAAVSIAAIRAVFDYFKRDLSQETLEILVNRAEMIAHMNPSGLDAKTCLSDQPIKFIRNVGFSELEVDLGAKLVIADTGIHGHTKEAIQKVKELGTAALASFHEIGLLTEQAEKALAQKDALSLGRILTDCHHHLQAVGVSCPEADQLVELALASGALGAKMSGGGLGGCIIALAADQEQAEMIAKELRNKGVEELWIESL